A genomic window from Methylorubrum extorquens includes:
- a CDS encoding carbohydrate porin, protein MERGSARPGRVARAAGTLLGALAFGLPVSALAQQASPVGQFNDQTQPRTDPNIAEKATDTVRVGPLAPWATHMAERGLTFDINIYNFYQANPSAGLRTGEQSNSTYFVLSMTADMQRIANISGGTIKFTQTFFGNVRNLNMAADIGDTTVGYQPPFNPNNNRLSLLTYQQKLLDDRLVIEVGRTHPDRYYGLPPCNSINSCFQDLFYINAGFTSPLYAVWGANAAYQLSPTSYVQAGAFSVNPGTNALSGYDFGYERLSGALVMTEIGTKTDYTMTAYPGRASLTGFFNTADHDDNFKTVFGTSKGLNPGAPVLQKNGTSGIVLTGTQTVWRADGGLVANPHPTAISLYTGTGYSFDPTVPIRFNSFVGVRLDAPDQSRPNDSYGLKMNWQRLSENYTQFLADANFISGGSGAPYSRDKFVFEANAHFDVGAGVIFEPVVQYVVNPNTFWNPFTARRARDGFYAGATLVVPLGTLLGLAPG, encoded by the coding sequence ATGGAACGAGGGTCGGCTCGGCCCGGACGAGTGGCACGGGCGGCCGGCACGCTCCTCGGCGCCTTGGCGTTCGGCCTACCTGTGAGCGCCCTTGCGCAGCAGGCCTCGCCGGTGGGTCAGTTCAACGACCAGACCCAGCCGCGCACCGATCCCAACATCGCCGAGAAGGCCACAGACACCGTCCGCGTCGGACCGCTCGCCCCGTGGGCCACCCACATGGCCGAGCGCGGGCTCACCTTCGACATCAACATCTACAACTTCTACCAGGCCAACCCGTCGGCCGGCCTGCGCACCGGCGAGCAGTCGAACTCGACCTACTTCGTCCTCTCCATGACCGCCGACATGCAGCGCATCGCCAACATCAGTGGCGGCACCATCAAGTTCACCCAGACCTTCTTCGGAAACGTCCGCAACCTCAACATGGCCGCCGACATCGGCGACACCACGGTCGGCTACCAGCCGCCGTTCAACCCCAACAACAATCGCCTCTCGTTGCTGACCTACCAGCAGAAGCTCCTCGACGACCGCCTCGTCATCGAGGTCGGCCGCACCCACCCCGATCGCTACTACGGCCTGCCGCCGTGCAACTCGATCAACTCCTGCTTCCAGGACCTGTTCTATATCAATGCCGGCTTCACCTCCCCGCTCTACGCGGTCTGGGGCGCCAACGCCGCCTACCAGCTCTCACCGACGAGCTACGTCCAGGCCGGCGCCTTCTCGGTGAACCCCGGCACCAACGCGCTCTCGGGCTACGATTTCGGCTACGAGCGGCTCTCGGGCGCGCTCGTCATGACCGAGATCGGCACCAAGACCGACTACACCATGACCGCCTATCCCGGCCGCGCCTCGCTCACCGGCTTCTTCAACACGGCCGATCACGACGACAACTTCAAGACGGTGTTCGGCACCTCGAAGGGCCTGAACCCCGGCGCCCCGGTGCTGCAGAAGAACGGCACGTCCGGCATCGTGCTCACCGGCACGCAGACGGTCTGGCGCGCCGACGGCGGCCTCGTCGCCAACCCGCACCCCACCGCGATCTCGCTCTATACCGGCACGGGCTATTCCTTCGACCCGACGGTGCCGATCCGCTTCAACTCGTTCGTCGGCGTACGCCTCGACGCGCCCGACCAGAGCCGGCCCAACGACAGCTACGGGCTGAAGATGAACTGGCAGCGTTTGTCGGAGAACTACACGCAGTTCCTGGCGGATGCCAACTTCATCTCGGGCGGTTCGGGCGCCCCGTATTCGCGCGACAAGTTCGTGTTCGAGGCCAACGCGCATTTCGACGTCGGCGCGGGCGTGATCTTCGAGCCGGTGGTGCAGTACGTGGTCAACCCGAACACGTTCTGGAACCCCTTCACCGCGCGGCGGGCGCGTGACGGCTTCTACGCCGGCGCCACCCTCGTCGTCCCACTCGGGACGCTGCTCGGCCTCGCGCCGGGCTGA